The region CATCCTTGATGACACCGAGAATCTTGAATACATCTTTCAAAAGCTCTTCAAGATAATTGATGAGTTCACGGAGTTTTGCAAGTTCTTCTTCAATTTTGTCTCTTTCAAGACCTGTCAGTCTTTTAAGTTGCATGTCAAGAATAGCCTGAGACTGGATTTCAGAAAGACCGAATTTTTTCATCAAACTCTGTCGAGCGGTCGGCTCATCTTTTGATTTTCTGATAATCTCAATTACTTCATCAATATTGTCGAGAGCGATGATATAACCTTCAAGAATGTGTGCCCGATGTTTTGCCTGAGCAAGTTCATACTCTGATCTTCTGCGAATGATATCAATACGATGTCGGATGTATAGTTCCAAAATCGTTTTGAGCGACAGAGTTTGCGGGACGCCTTCCACCAATACGACCATATTTACCGGAAAGGTTGTCTGAAGCTCCGTATGTTTATACAGATTATTCAAAACCTTTTTGTAAACGGCATCTCTTTTGAGCTCGATGACAACCCGGATTCCGTCTCGATCAGATTCATCACGCAGATCTGAAATTCCGTTTATCTTTTTATCAATGACGAGCCGTGCAATTTTGGAAACAAGATTTGCTTTGTTTACCTGATACGGAAGTTCGGAAACGACGATTGCCATTTTCCCTTTTCCGAGATCTTCCTCCTCAACGATTCCCCGTACCAGAATCTTTCCTCTCCCAGTCTGATATGCCTGTTTAATATCCTTTGAGCCGTATATGATGCCTCCCGTCGGGAAATCAGGTCCCTGAATGTATTCCATAATCTGATCAAGATCAGCATCAAACATCAGTTTGTGATCGGTGGGTTTTGAAATTGCCGGTTCCGCTTTTACCGGATCGGATGTTTCTGTAGTTCCTTGAGTCACGGGAGCCGGAACTTCTGCAACCTCAGCAGTTTCAGGTGCAAATTTTGCATTATCAATAAGATGTACTACTGCATCGATTACCTCAGTAAGATTGTGGGTCGGGATTTTGGTCGCCATACCGACTGCAATTCCTTCCGCTCCCATCAGAAGAAGGTTCGGAAGCTTTGCCGGTACATAATGCGGTTCTTTTAGAGTTCCGTCAAAATTGTCGGTCCACGTAATCGTTTCTTTATCGATGTCAAACATCATCTCTTCCGCGATTTTGGTGAGTTTTACTTCCGTGTAACGCATGGCAGCCGGCGGATCACCGTCGATTGAACCGAAGTTCCCCTGGCCGTTTACGAGCGGATACCGCATCGAAAAATCCTGTGCAAGACGGACAAGTGCATCATATACGGAAGCATCACCGTGCGGATGATATTTTCCCAGAACCTCTCCGACTACTTTTGCTGATTTAGAATATCGTCCTCCCGCAGATAATCCCATCTTGTACATAGCGTACAGAATGCGGCGATGGACAGGCTTCAGTCCGTCACGGACATCCGGCAAGGCACGTGAGACGATAACTGACATAGCGTAATCAAGATACGCTTTTTTCATTTCTTCCGTAATCGGTGCGAGGTTGATGTTTGTCATAGATTCATGAATAAGTTACAAGAACAATTTATACTTTTACGACGTATGTATTGGCAATTTTGTCATGCCATCCCTGCTTTTTGCCGTCAAACAGAATCCAGATATATCCGAGAAGGAGCGGAATACCTGAGACGATATATCCGATATATCGGAGTCCTGCAGTCATCCAGTCCATCGGTTTTCCGTCAGTCCGGACTACTTTGATATGCATTGCTTTCTTGCCCAGAGTCTGGCCGTCCTGTTTGACCCAGAAAAAGATATAGTATGCAGCTCCAACAACCATACCCAAAGCACCTGATTCGGCTGTCTGACCGAGAAGGGCTCCGACAATACCGAGAATAATCGCATCAATAAGAAAAGAAACGAAACGGGCTCCCGAACCAGCAAGTTGTTGGTTTTCCATAAAAGTATGAAATTAATAATTATTTTTTAATACACTTCTCAATCTCTTTAAAGGCTTCTCCTTTACCGAGGAATGCTTTCGTTTTCACCCATTTTCCCGGTTCAAGTTCTTTATAATGATCGAAAAAGTGTTTAATTTTCTTTTGAGTAGGCTCGTCAAGATCTGCCACGTCATCGATATGTGCATAAAACGGATCTACTTTGGTGGTCGGTACGGCAATAACTTTGGTATCGACACCGGCTTCGTCTTCCATCTCAAGCATACCGATAACCCGTACTGAGATGACAATTCCCACTGCAAGCGGTTGGGATGATACGACCATGACATCGACCGGATCACCGTCATCAGCAAGAGTATTCGGGATAAAACCATAGTTGAAAGGATACGGCATTGCAGTGTAATGGAATCTGTCCGCAACAATAAAACCGGATTCTTTGTCAAGTTCGTACTTTACCAGTGATCCTTGGGGGATTTCCACGACGACATTTACTACTTCCGGCGGATTATCTCCGATTTTCAGTTTTTTAAGATCCATATGTATTTTAAAAATTATTAAAATTAGATATCCAGTTCTGCCAGCTTTGCATGAGTGGTGATGAATTTCTTGCGCGGCGGCACTTCTTCTCCCATAAGCATGGTAAACGTCAGATCAGCTTCTTCAGCGTCGTCAATGTTAATCTGCTTGAGTAATCTTGCTTCGGGGTTCATGGTTGTCTCCCAGAGTTCTTCCGCATTCATTTCTCCCAAACCTTTAAACCGCTGAATATTCCAGTTTTCACCGGTGTGATCTTTCATAAATTTGTCTTTGTCTTCATCAGTATAAAGATACAGTTTCTCTTTTCCGCGGGATGCTTTATAAAGCGGCGGGACTGCAACATACACCATTCCCTGCGCTACAAACTGATGCAAATGTCTGAAAAAGAATGTCAGGTACAGCGTTTTGATATGAGATCCGTCGATATCGGCATCGGTCATAATGATGATCTTGTGATACCGGGCGCGACTGATATCAAATTGGTCACCGATGCCGGCTCCCAATGCGACAATCAGGTCTTTGAACTTGTCGGAACCGATCACCCGGTCCAGACGGTATCGTTCGGTGTTCAAAATCTTCCCGAAAAGCGGCAAAATAGCCTGAGTCCGTCGGTCCCGTCCTGACTTTGCACTTCCGCCTGCCGAATCTCCCTCAACAATAAAAATTTCTGATTTTGTCGGATCTTTTTCCTGACAGTCAGCCAGTTTTCCCGGCAATGCGGATCCTTCAAGCGCTCCTTTTCGGAGAACGGCATCTTTTGCGGCTTTTGCGGCAAACCGTGCCCGCTGGGCGAGAAGAATTTTACCTATAATTTCCTTGGCATCACGGGGATTTTCTTCAAAATAGATATCAAGTGCTTTGTTTACAGTGGTCTGAACTACTGACTGTACTTCGGAGTTTCCGAGCTTCCCTTTTGTCTGACCTTCAAACTGTAAGTCATTTGACGGCATCTTGACATATACTACTGCTGAAAGTCCTTCTTTGATATCATTTCCTGAGAAACTTTCTTTAAAATCTTTCTCAGCAAGCACTTTTCTTGCGTAATCATTGATTGATTTCGTGAGAGCAGTTCGGAACCCCGTAAGATGAGTTCCGCCTTCGACGGTATTGATCACGTTGACGAACGTGTGAACATTTTCAATCAGCGAGTCATTAAACTGCACCGCTACTTCTACCTCAATATCTCCTTCACCGCTTTTGATTTTGATAGGATCATGGAGAACTTTCTTCCCTTTATTCATGTCCCGGATAAGCGAAAGAATTCCGCCTTCGAAATAGTACGCTGAGCGGTCATGTTCCTTTTTGTTTTCTATTCTAAAAAACACGTGGGGGATAAGATAAGCCTTTTCCTTAATTTGCTTTTTAAATTTCGGATAGTTAATTTCTGTTGTCTCCTTAAATATTTCCGGATCCGGCTTAAAAGATACTGCAGTTCCTGTTTCAAACGGCATATTGAGCATGGAAGACGGTACGACCTTCGTATCATAAGCCGGTACTCCACGATGATATTCCTGTCTGTATACTTTCCCTTCGCGTTTGACTTCAGCAATGAGATGCTCTGAAAGTGCATTTACTACCGATGCTCCTACCCCGTG is a window of Candidatus Roizmanbacteria bacterium DNA encoding:
- a CDS encoding DNA gyrase subunit A, whose product is MTNINLAPITEEMKKAYLDYAMSVIVSRALPDVRDGLKPVHRRILYAMYKMGLSAGGRYSKSAKVVGEVLGKYHPHGDASVYDALVRLAQDFSMRYPLVNGQGNFGSIDGDPPAAMRYTEVKLTKIAEEMMFDIDKETITWTDNFDGTLKEPHYVPAKLPNLLLMGAEGIAVGMATKIPTHNLTEVIDAVVHLIDNAKFAPETAEVAEVPAPVTQGTTETSDPVKAEPAISKPTDHKLMFDADLDQIMEYIQGPDFPTGGIIYGSKDIKQAYQTGRGKILVRGIVEEEDLGKGKMAIVVSELPYQVNKANLVSKIARLVIDKKINGISDLRDESDRDGIRVVIELKRDAVYKKVLNNLYKHTELQTTFPVNMVVLVEGVPQTLSLKTILELYIRHRIDIIRRRSEYELAQAKHRAHILEGYIIALDNIDEVIEIIRKSKDEPTARQSLMKKFGLSEIQSQAILDMQLKRLTGLERDKIEEELAKLRELINYLEELLKDVFKILGVIKDELKELREKFGDKRRTKVQKNKPGEITEDMLIANKEVIVVLTKEGYIKQVPRETFKVQKRGGKGVSGMTTKESDDIFYITTAMTHDFMLFFTNQGRVFKNRVWEIPQGSRTSKGKAIVNLLTLRPNENVTSVLSFNEEEFQKKKDSTNILMLTKLGLVKKTEFDKYSNIRSNGLIAITLNDDDELLTSKLTDGNMNVMLVSRGGKAILFKEKEVRETGRASRGVKGIDLGKGDTVVAADVFTNEDLKKSILVMGEKGIGKRVQMKHFKDQHRGGKGVKIAPADKKMGQIAFAQIIEPEDNTIIITSQHGQVVKTDVKSIPSYSRSAKGVILMRFSKPNDKVVSATFI
- the ppa gene encoding inorganic diphosphatase, producing MDLKKLKIGDNPPEVVNVVVEIPQGSLVKYELDKESGFIVADRFHYTAMPYPFNYGFIPNTLADDGDPVDVMVVSSQPLAVGIVISVRVIGMLEMEDEAGVDTKVIAVPTTKVDPFYAHIDDVADLDEPTQKKIKHFFDHYKELEPGKWVKTKAFLGKGEAFKEIEKCIKK
- a CDS encoding DNA gyrase subunit B; protein product: MPKNDTKQNYGAESITVLEGLDPVRKRPGMYIGTTSQAGVNHSLNEIVDNGIDEALAGYANNIHVVVEENGYLTVFDDGRGIPVEKVAKYNKSALELVMTMLHAGGKFGQGAYKVSGGLHGVGASVVNALSEHLIAEVKREGKVYRQEYHRGVPAYDTKVVPSSMLNMPFETGTAVSFKPDPEIFKETTEINYPKFKKQIKEKAYLIPHVFFRIENKKEHDRSAYYFEGGILSLIRDMNKGKKVLHDPIKIKSGEGDIEVEVAVQFNDSLIENVHTFVNVINTVEGGTHLTGFRTALTKSINDYARKVLAEKDFKESFSGNDIKEGLSAVVYVKMPSNDLQFEGQTKGKLGNSEVQSVVQTTVNKALDIYFEENPRDAKEIIGKILLAQRARFAAKAAKDAVLRKGALEGSALPGKLADCQEKDPTKSEIFIVEGDSAGGSAKSGRDRRTQAILPLFGKILNTERYRLDRVIGSDKFKDLIVALGAGIGDQFDISRARYHKIIIMTDADIDGSHIKTLYLTFFFRHLHQFVAQGMVYVAVPPLYKASRGKEKLYLYTDEDKDKFMKDHTGENWNIQRFKGLGEMNAEELWETTMNPEARLLKQINIDDAEEADLTFTMLMGEEVPPRKKFITTHAKLAELDI
- a CDS encoding RDD family protein; translated protein: MENQQLAGSGARFVSFLIDAIILGIVGALLGQTAESGALGMVVGAAYYIFFWVKQDGQTLGKKAMHIKVVRTDGKPMDWMTAGLRYIGYIVSGIPLLLGYIWILFDGKKQGWHDKIANTYVVKV